The following are encoded in a window of Ricinus communis isolate WT05 ecotype wild-type chromosome 4, ASM1957865v1, whole genome shotgun sequence genomic DNA:
- the LOC8285778 gene encoding zinc finger protein JAGGED isoform X4 — protein sequence MRPERNPLDLNNLPDDYSTRDGKQAYDDSSSSGYRKKKSGAKDGKDECGKVYECRFCSLKFCKSQALGGHMNRHRQERETETLNRARQLVFNSDNLAAQGPHLGCHPIGPGSYHPTSNIVDPYRSVYQPRLFAGSSSTILQSAPPQPPHQPYLYTSPSRVPSYPSQYPQQPINDYYIGHVLNSSSSSQAYPMSYNMGSSHQESNYTCIGAPVGHGGFGVGSSRGGSERDGSLSNQEEGLNWGRSFAATAATGGVGGGSQQQRLDPPSSINRFQDGF from the exons AT GAGACCTGAAAGGAATCCATTAGACCTCAACAATTTGCCTGATGATTATAGTACTAGAGATGGTAAACAAGCTTATGATGATAGCTCTTCCTCTG GctacaggaaaaagaaaagcggCGCTAAGGATGGGAAAGATGAGTGTGGTAAAGTCTATGAATGTAGGTTTTGTTCCCTTAAGTTCTGCAAATCTCAAGCTCTTGGAGGCCACATGAACCGACATAGACAAG AAAGAGAGACAGAGACACTGAACCGTGCTCGCCAGTTGGTCTTCAATAGTGATAACCTAGCTGCTCAAGGTCCTCATTTAGG CTGCCACCCGATTGGACCAGGAAGCTACCATCCAACAAGCAACATTGTAGATCCATACAGATCAGTGTACCAGCCAAGACTGTTCGCTGGTTCCTCATCAACAATCTTACAATCAGCACCACCACAGCCACCTCATCAACCATATCTATACACATCTCCTTCCCGCGTTCCGTCATATCCCTCGCAATATCCTCAACAACCCATTAATGATTACTACATAGGCCATGTTCTTAACAGTAGCAGCTCATCACAAGCATACCCTATGAGCTATAACATGGGTTCTTCTCATCAAGAATCAAATTATACATGCATTGGTGCACCAGTAGGACATGGTGGATTCGGTGTGGGTAGCAGCCGTGGAGGGTCAGAGAGAGACGGGTCACTGAGCAATCAGGAAGAAGGGTTGAATTGGGGAAGGAGCTTTGCTGCAACAGCAGCAACAGGAGGAGTAGGAGGTGGATCACAGCAACAGCGTTTAGATCCTCCTTCATCGATCAATCGGTTTCAAGATGGATTTTGA
- the LOC8285778 gene encoding zinc finger protein JAGGED isoform X3 produces the protein MRPERNPLDLNNLPDDYSTRDGKQAYDDSSSSGYRKKKSGAKDGKDECGKVYECRFCSLKFCKSQALGGHMNRHRQERETETLNRARQLVFNSDNLAAQGPHLGSCHPIGPGSYHPTSNIVDPYRSVYQPRLFAGSSSTILQSAPPQPPHQPYLYTSPSRVPSYPSQYPQQPINDYYIGHVLNSSSSSQAYPMSYNMGSSHQESNYTCIGAPVGHGGFGVGSSRGGSERDGSLSNQEEGLNWGRSFAATAATGGVGGGSQQQRLDPPSSINRFQDGF, from the exons AT GAGACCTGAAAGGAATCCATTAGACCTCAACAATTTGCCTGATGATTATAGTACTAGAGATGGTAAACAAGCTTATGATGATAGCTCTTCCTCTG GctacaggaaaaagaaaagcggCGCTAAGGATGGGAAAGATGAGTGTGGTAAAGTCTATGAATGTAGGTTTTGTTCCCTTAAGTTCTGCAAATCTCAAGCTCTTGGAGGCCACATGAACCGACATAGACAAG AAAGAGAGACAGAGACACTGAACCGTGCTCGCCAGTTGGTCTTCAATAGTGATAACCTAGCTGCTCAAGGTCCTCATTTAGG CAGCTGCCACCCGATTGGACCAGGAAGCTACCATCCAACAAGCAACATTGTAGATCCATACAGATCAGTGTACCAGCCAAGACTGTTCGCTGGTTCCTCATCAACAATCTTACAATCAGCACCACCACAGCCACCTCATCAACCATATCTATACACATCTCCTTCCCGCGTTCCGTCATATCCCTCGCAATATCCTCAACAACCCATTAATGATTACTACATAGGCCATGTTCTTAACAGTAGCAGCTCATCACAAGCATACCCTATGAGCTATAACATGGGTTCTTCTCATCAAGAATCAAATTATACATGCATTGGTGCACCAGTAGGACATGGTGGATTCGGTGTGGGTAGCAGCCGTGGAGGGTCAGAGAGAGACGGGTCACTGAGCAATCAGGAAGAAGGGTTGAATTGGGGAAGGAGCTTTGCTGCAACAGCAGCAACAGGAGGAGTAGGAGGTGGATCACAGCAACAGCGTTTAGATCCTCCTTCATCGATCAATCGGTTTCAAGATGGATTTTGA
- the LOC8285778 gene encoding zinc finger protein JAGGED isoform X1: MRPERNPLDLNNLPDDYSTRDGKQAYDDSSSSAGYRKKKSGAKDGKDECGKVYECRFCSLKFCKSQALGGHMNRHRQERETETLNRARQLVFNSDNLAAQGPHLGSCHPIGPGSYHPTSNIVDPYRSVYQPRLFAGSSSTILQSAPPQPPHQPYLYTSPSRVPSYPSQYPQQPINDYYIGHVLNSSSSSQAYPMSYNMGSSHQESNYTCIGAPVGHGGFGVGSSRGGSERDGSLSNQEEGLNWGRSFAATAATGGVGGGSQQQRLDPPSSINRFQDGF; the protein is encoded by the exons AT GAGACCTGAAAGGAATCCATTAGACCTCAACAATTTGCCTGATGATTATAGTACTAGAGATGGTAAACAAGCTTATGATGATAGCTCTTCCTCTG CAGGctacaggaaaaagaaaagcggCGCTAAGGATGGGAAAGATGAGTGTGGTAAAGTCTATGAATGTAGGTTTTGTTCCCTTAAGTTCTGCAAATCTCAAGCTCTTGGAGGCCACATGAACCGACATAGACAAG AAAGAGAGACAGAGACACTGAACCGTGCTCGCCAGTTGGTCTTCAATAGTGATAACCTAGCTGCTCAAGGTCCTCATTTAGG CAGCTGCCACCCGATTGGACCAGGAAGCTACCATCCAACAAGCAACATTGTAGATCCATACAGATCAGTGTACCAGCCAAGACTGTTCGCTGGTTCCTCATCAACAATCTTACAATCAGCACCACCACAGCCACCTCATCAACCATATCTATACACATCTCCTTCCCGCGTTCCGTCATATCCCTCGCAATATCCTCAACAACCCATTAATGATTACTACATAGGCCATGTTCTTAACAGTAGCAGCTCATCACAAGCATACCCTATGAGCTATAACATGGGTTCTTCTCATCAAGAATCAAATTATACATGCATTGGTGCACCAGTAGGACATGGTGGATTCGGTGTGGGTAGCAGCCGTGGAGGGTCAGAGAGAGACGGGTCACTGAGCAATCAGGAAGAAGGGTTGAATTGGGGAAGGAGCTTTGCTGCAACAGCAGCAACAGGAGGAGTAGGAGGTGGATCACAGCAACAGCGTTTAGATCCTCCTTCATCGATCAATCGGTTTCAAGATGGATTTTGA
- the LOC8285778 gene encoding zinc finger protein JAGGED isoform X2 has protein sequence MRPERNPLDLNNLPDDYSTRDGKQAYDDSSSSAGYRKKKSGAKDGKDECGKVYECRFCSLKFCKSQALGGHMNRHRQERETETLNRARQLVFNSDNLAAQGPHLGCHPIGPGSYHPTSNIVDPYRSVYQPRLFAGSSSTILQSAPPQPPHQPYLYTSPSRVPSYPSQYPQQPINDYYIGHVLNSSSSSQAYPMSYNMGSSHQESNYTCIGAPVGHGGFGVGSSRGGSERDGSLSNQEEGLNWGRSFAATAATGGVGGGSQQQRLDPPSSINRFQDGF, from the exons AT GAGACCTGAAAGGAATCCATTAGACCTCAACAATTTGCCTGATGATTATAGTACTAGAGATGGTAAACAAGCTTATGATGATAGCTCTTCCTCTG CAGGctacaggaaaaagaaaagcggCGCTAAGGATGGGAAAGATGAGTGTGGTAAAGTCTATGAATGTAGGTTTTGTTCCCTTAAGTTCTGCAAATCTCAAGCTCTTGGAGGCCACATGAACCGACATAGACAAG AAAGAGAGACAGAGACACTGAACCGTGCTCGCCAGTTGGTCTTCAATAGTGATAACCTAGCTGCTCAAGGTCCTCATTTAGG CTGCCACCCGATTGGACCAGGAAGCTACCATCCAACAAGCAACATTGTAGATCCATACAGATCAGTGTACCAGCCAAGACTGTTCGCTGGTTCCTCATCAACAATCTTACAATCAGCACCACCACAGCCACCTCATCAACCATATCTATACACATCTCCTTCCCGCGTTCCGTCATATCCCTCGCAATATCCTCAACAACCCATTAATGATTACTACATAGGCCATGTTCTTAACAGTAGCAGCTCATCACAAGCATACCCTATGAGCTATAACATGGGTTCTTCTCATCAAGAATCAAATTATACATGCATTGGTGCACCAGTAGGACATGGTGGATTCGGTGTGGGTAGCAGCCGTGGAGGGTCAGAGAGAGACGGGTCACTGAGCAATCAGGAAGAAGGGTTGAATTGGGGAAGGAGCTTTGCTGCAACAGCAGCAACAGGAGGAGTAGGAGGTGGATCACAGCAACAGCGTTTAGATCCTCCTTCATCGATCAATCGGTTTCAAGATGGATTTTGA